The Nocardioides campestrisoli genome includes a window with the following:
- the dapB gene encoding 4-hydroxy-tetrahydrodipicolinate reductase — translation MSEQRESIPVGVLGARGKVGREVCRAVTEAPDTTLVAEVDAGDPLQGLVDGGARAVVDFTHPDVVMENLRFCIDHGIDAVVGTTGFDQERLDTLRDWLGESPRSGVLVAPNFSIGAILMMRFAALAAPFFDSVEIVELHHPDKADAPSGTARRTAELVAAAREAAGSAPMPDATSQSLEGARGAVVAGVPVHALRIRGMVAHQEVVLGELGETLTIRHDSMDRASFTPGVLAGLRAIGGRPGLTVGLEHFLDLPR, via the coding sequence GTGAGCGAGCAGCGAGAGTCCATCCCCGTCGGCGTCCTCGGGGCCAGGGGGAAGGTCGGCCGAGAGGTGTGCCGAGCGGTGACCGAGGCTCCGGACACCACCCTGGTGGCCGAGGTCGACGCCGGGGACCCGCTCCAGGGCCTGGTGGACGGCGGGGCCCGCGCGGTCGTCGACTTCACCCACCCCGACGTGGTGATGGAGAACCTGAGGTTCTGCATCGACCACGGGATCGACGCGGTCGTCGGCACCACCGGCTTCGACCAGGAGCGGCTCGACACGCTGCGCGACTGGCTGGGGGAGAGCCCGCGCTCAGGCGTGCTGGTGGCCCCCAACTTCTCCATCGGGGCCATCTTGATGATGCGGTTCGCCGCGCTGGCCGCGCCGTTCTTCGACTCGGTGGAGATCGTCGAGCTGCACCACCCGGACAAGGCGGACGCACCCTCGGGCACCGCACGTCGTACCGCTGAGCTGGTCGCCGCGGCCCGCGAGGCCGCTGGGTCGGCGCCGATGCCGGACGCCACCAGCCAGTCTCTCGAGGGCGCCCGGGGCGCGGTGGTGGCCGGGGTCCCGGTGCACGCGCTGAGGATCCGGGGCATGGTCGCCCACCAGGAGGTGGTCCTGGGTGAGCTGGGCGAGACCCTGACGATCCGCCACGACTCGATGGACCGCGCCTCCTTCACCCCGGGCGTGCTCGCCGGGCTGCGCGCGATCGGCGGCCGGCCTGGGCTCACCGTGGGGCTGGAGCACTTCCTCGACCTGCCTCGCTGA
- a CDS encoding AzlD domain-containing protein: MTWAALMAGCLACYLLKLGGLSFPPAVLEHPVVARTADLIPVALLAALVAVQVFAQDGELTVDARVAGLGFAVVALLLRAPFLVVVFGAAVVAALVRLA; this comes from the coding sequence ATGACGTGGGCCGCGCTGATGGCCGGCTGCCTGGCCTGCTACCTGCTTAAGCTCGGAGGCCTCTCCTTCCCGCCGGCCGTGCTGGAGCACCCGGTGGTCGCCCGCACCGCCGACCTGATCCCGGTCGCCCTGCTGGCGGCCCTGGTCGCGGTGCAGGTGTTCGCCCAGGACGGCGAGCTGACGGTGGACGCCCGGGTGGCGGGTCTGGGCTTCGCGGTGGTGGCCCTGCTCCTGCGGGCGCCCTTCCTGGTGGTCGTCTTCGGGGCGGCCGTGGTCGCCGCCCTGGTCCGGCTCGCCTGA